aaggTTATTTATATTCTTAAGATTAAAGCAACAAGTTGTGCATGgcttagtaaaaaaaaaaggggccaTTCCACTGCATATTCCTTACTTGATGTTAGGGTTGAACTCATAATGAGGGCCAGTATTCAGCATTTAAGTTACTatctttatgtgttttgtttttctaattgacagttaaattatttattaatatatttaGCTCTGCTGTGAGTTTTGTCTACAACTCTAGCTCTGTTTTCGCTCTCCATAGTCTCCAGTACCTCTCTTTGGAAACCAGTAGGCTAGACTTCACATGTATATTAGCCGATCAACACTGAAATCTGAGTACCTATATCACATATTAGTTCCAAGTATCACTTTATCAATCCCATTAAGCTTCTAACAATTGACCTCAAAAATCAATAACAGACTCCTACATTCAGTTTTTGTATGTAAAGTATATTTTACTGATAAACAATAGCAATTATAACCGGTAGCTAACTTTCTGCAGGCTTCAGGTTCAAGGTTTCAGTACAGACATGAAATCAGTTTCAACTTTCTGATCTAATTCTTGGCAAGAAGGCAAATAAAGCCCCAAAAAGTAGAGCTATTCCtttagattttgaatgtctagCCATTTTGACTGTCAGTAAACAAGCATCTGGTTTACTAaagaataaaaagtcaaagtggttgttaaaaaaacatgacaaactggtactaaaatgtctgtttctttTCTCCCACCAGTCGCCATGTACCTGGGGatcaaaaaggggaaaataaagaCGGTAAACCCCGCTCCCTCCGATTCACTTGGAGTATGAGGACCACCAGCTCCATGGAGCCTTGTGACATCATGCGGGAGATTCGCAAGGTACTCGACGCCAACAACTGCGACTACGAACAACAAGAGAGTTTCCTGCTTCTTTGCGTCCACGGGGACGGGCGAGCCGAGAACCTGGTGCAGTGGGAGATGGAGGTTTGCAAGCTGCCCCGTCTCTCCCTCAATGGCGTCAGGTTCAAACGGATATCCGGATCATCCATTGCTTTCAAAAACATTGCTTCCAAAGTTGCCAACGAGTTAAAGCTATGAacaaaagggtttaaaaagtatacatatatatatctaGAAGTATTTAAGCTGTACAATCATCCAAGTAGCAGTTTCCAAAtgtctcctttttttaaacaaaatacagaGTATGTATTGAATATTACAGTGTATAGATTAAGGCTTTTGGCAATAATCACTGAATTACCTACTAATATCTCAGTCTCATCTGGCCACACGGGGTCGACATTAACGAGTTGAATATGATTTGTCATGCTGTGAATgtggacaaaaaaaacatttctagtcttatttatttcttttttttctcctcgaaaaagaaaaaaattacgtagcgttttttgttttcagtgtaaATAATGTATCTTACTTTCAAGATGGCTTCACTGCAAtactccatttttttttttctttttgtatttcgTTAAAAAAAGTAGAGATGACGGGGAGTCTGTGTAAATGCCCACATGGTTaaaagggggagggggggtCACTCATGTCTCAATTAAAGTGTCTGTCCACTTGAACGTCCCGTCTCACCATGATGATTTGTAACCGGGCACAGTCAAGATAAAGATGTAAAACAAGTCTGctttgatttttgctgattCTTTGGAGCTGAATTCAACTGTGAGTCCAGTGGTTGAAAGAATATGCAGGTTTTTAGGAGTTAAgaaggtaaaatatgaaaaggtAAACAGCCTGTTATTATTATGGGCGTTTATATTTTATTGATCCACTGTGCATGGAAGGGACTTATACATCTACAGAACCCCTTCATCTACTTTACATTCAGAGCAAATGAACTAAAACACTTCCCTTCCTAGAAGATTATGTTATACTCTATTTAGACAGTACACTGCACTGTTTTTGTAGACATACTTCGATGCATATTGAAAAGGGTTTTATTTTTGGTAGCTCAGATGTATACTGAGGGGTCTGGGATGCCCCCATCCATAATCAACCATGGTCTGTGGTATAGAGCTTGAAAACATAAAGCATAGCGTTGTTTAATTCTGTCCAGCCTTGCTCAGAATGATGGGAATGGCAGCTCCTTTTTGAGACCCAGATTattcagctcagtaataagaggcAATCTTTCAGttcccaaatggctctttatTTGGAACCATTTCGCCTTGGTTGTCACTATACTAGAACTAGTTCCCCACAGAGTTTGTGTGCTAAATGGTAAATAACCGTGTCCCTTTAAAAGCATGCTTACGGGTGCcagcccaaaaataatcttaaaaaaacatcatgctTAATGAAAGAGAGAAGCTCTTTAAGAGTCACTGCTAGCCCTTTAGACTGGTTAATTCAACCCCATTCATTCTGGATGTTCTTATTACCAGCAGCTTCGCCTCAGTAAGAGAGCTGCATTATTTGCGTAAGAGGCAGACGAGAGATTTCCAATATCAGGTCGTCTGAAAGTGTACTGTTGATGCATAATGTGGACTGAGACTACCACTAAAGTGCATTCATTTTGTATGCAAATGCCCAAACTATACTGTTAATCCTTGATCATGCATTGTCTGAACAAGCTATCTTATGCTTTAGAATACCAGAGAAAAGAATTTTGACTCTTGGTGCAAGATGCCCTTAACCATATCGACTGATGGAGTAGTTATCTGactggattttttaaaagtgtgacTGTTGGCATCCACAGCTTGTTTTCACAAAGGTCACTTCTCTGTGTCAAAGCCTGTCCATAATAACGTATCAGACAATACCAAGAGGttatctggctttttttttttctttttagccGTAGACTAGCATGTCTGCAGCCCCCACTGCAAAAGTGATGTGTTTGAAAGAAGGTGACCAGGATGCTCCATGGAAAAGGGATTAACACCATTCTCCCTGTTGGGTTTCATTGTACAGTTGAACCAACTTTGAAACTACTAACTTACATAATGTTGCTTTAAGCACAGTATTTTGTCCTTTCTAAGGTTTGCAGATAGAGTCCATTACAGAAGAAGCACACTCTTAGGCACAAATCATTGCTTCATCCAACAAGCAACAAATAGATCATAATGAAAGTCAAAGTCAGTTTTGGTTTGCACCATTTCTCTGCTCATGGATTGAGGTCTAAGTTTTAGTTTCATCAAGCTATAAGACAAATCCTGAACATAACTCTTACAGTACTTTAAAACATAATTAGGTTGTGGAAGCAGCCCCTGAAGCCAAAGCTGTTGGACAGTAAGAACTTTAGGATTTTGTAATTtaatccaattttgccactaaaCACAGAGTGTGACTACAGCTTAAAGAATATTCCACACAGCAATATGAAACGGTTATGAGGCATGTAATCTCATCAGTTCACAGTCTGGATCCAAGATGAAACAAAATATACAGACCATACATGTTAACTAGAATATTGGAGCCTTCATCCCCCATAATGCAACACATGAGTCACATTAGCCTCCTGATTTCACACTGAACCTTCATTCTGACAGTCTCAGTGACCCACTATATCCAGGTTCCCAGAGGCTTTAGGTGTCAATTCTGCATTAAACATGCAAAGATGGGCAACATGCAAAATGTATGATCTAAACTGAAGGATTTAAGGCTCTGCAGTTGTAGTTTTGTCAAAACCTTCAATTCTTACACAACTCCTAGTGGGTGAAGTGATTGGTGGTACCTTGTGTCTGAATACAGCAAAATTCACATTTTGAAACAAGTTGAAccagaacattttttattttatttcagattcaTCCTCACCTTACAGGAGCCGTTTGCCTTAAATACATAACAAATCCAAACTGTGTAATACAGAGTGCATTCCAGGACAGAGTCAGACATTCGTTCAGGGGGAGAGGAGCAAGGAAAGGGCATTTGGGAGTtggaaaaagggggaaaggggAAAAGGGAGGGACGGAGCAGGGAAGAGGGTGCTGGGATGCTTTACTTCTGGGCGGGCATGAGGTCATCGATAGACTGGCCCTTCTCCAGCCTCTTCTCCATGTCCACCAGCAGCTTGATTCCATCAACCACCATCTGCACCAGCTCTacctcagagaagcccagtctGTCAGCATTGGAAATGTCAAACACGCCGCCCACAGCCGCTGTGTCCACACCACCTATAGGTAACAAGACAAAAGTTAATAATCTTAAAACATGCATCCAGATGGGAACATTTTAGATTTCTTACATGTTGATAAGATAATGTGGCAGTGTCAAAGACAGCTAGATTAAAAGGTGTGAAGCACGAACCAGTTCCACGTTTCTGCAGCCTCAGCTTCTTAAGAACATCCTCAAACTTGGCGTGTTTGCTCATGTTGGGCAGCTTCACGTGCACTCCTGCACGCAGGCCTGTACCCAGGTTGGAGGGGCAAGTGAGGACGTAGCCCAGGTGCTCATTCCACATGAAAGCGTGGCCTCTATCCTTGAACAGGCTCTCGATCTAAAAACCAAACCAGGTTGATAAAAGTACATTCACTGTTAAAATAaccacagtaaaaacaaaaccctGCTTTCAATCTGGCTTTTTATAGAAACTCCCTCAGCAGATTAGAGCTCATGTTTTCAACAAACCTTTGTGAGTCCGGTGCAGAAGCGCTGGAATACCTCCTTCATGTTGCCGCCCTTCTGCATGGAGATAACACGCAGGTGGTCCTCCTCATTCACCCACACCAGGAAGGTCTTGTTGTCATTGTGCCTTTGGACAAAAGATAAATAAGAGTCcagatttatatattttaataagTGTTAATTTGGGACAGGCATTTTAAATTTAGTCCTGGCCTTCAGATGAaaatattaagtcatttttaatttaacgTTTTAGTTGTTTAAAACTCAACCTTTTAGTCCAAAAAAGTCCTTTTCATTTTGAAACAATTAAGTCAGtcaaattgtaaaattaatataaatttaAACACTCATTAATGCACTACCAATACTTAAATCAATTTCAAATACTCTGAATATACCGACACACATCTTATATGCATATTGGACGGGTGTCATTGATTTGGAATGCAAAAGTCCAGGACCgacattttagttttgtcttaacaaaaattaaatgtacttTGTCAGTTgttaatcattaaaaatgtatttttagatAGTTTTGGTCTCATCTTCCTTCTGGAAAGGGGCTGTAGACTAACATTTAAATTTGCAAGCGAGTAGTTTAGCTTATTGTCCTCCTGCCTCCTAATGTCTGTCTTAGAAAGGTCAACTTTCCTTTTATTTCAGCATAATAGTTTTCATTTAACTTAGTCTTTTTcttgtatatttccattttaaCTCTCGGTTACAAGGTATTCTTATGTTTACtacaagtttttttaaactaactGATCTaccctcttttcttttaaaatgacaacagtATCCTTTAATAACCATCAGGACTGCTTTGCACACATCCAGAAGTATTAGTGGAAATACTTCCATTATCATTTTCTTCTAAGTAATTTTTATATCCATAATTGTCTGATTTGATTTATAATCCCCGTGTTTAACCACAAAAGCTTTTCACAGTTTATTGCTGCATCCATAGATGTGACAAGTCCATAGTTCCTATGTTACAGTCCGTTACCCTGTATAAGTCGTTTTGGAACAAAAAGGTAGTCTATCCTTGAATAGACAGAATGTGGGTAAGAAAAAAAGGTCTAGTCTCTTTtaaatgggatttagatccctCCTCATGTCCAGTGGTTGATTTAGCAATTTTGGGGCCCAAGGCGAGCACTGATGGGGGCCCTTCACATCCATTGCTCTCCCTGCTTTAAATTCTTATTTATCTGAGAAAGgcctacttttattttaatgttaaaccAACCATAAATGACAGTttagaaatttatttttatttattagtttatttgacaggggccatgcaaaacaaaactgtcaagCCAGAGTTGTCTATAAAGCTAATTTTTATCTGATAAAGCTAATTATCAATGTCTATTTTGAATGGAAATTTCCAATGTGGAGACTAAACAGACACATGGCAACAAAATGATATTAGAGAACactgcatttttatgtttatttaagtggaaaaattaCAATTTACTCAAAGAGGaaatctgtttcattttaatttttttcccttttctggtCATGTTTTACCAGGTAACACCTCTCAAAAAGTGACCAATTCAATTTACTTACTCATATATTTGATAATATTAATTATGAAATATTTGGTAAACTAACGGTCACAACAAAATACTCGTTATTAGAGtttcatttgcattaaaaaaaggattcaCGAAGTCATTCACATTTTAGCATTTGAAGTGGCTACAGTGGCTTTTATGCCACTATAACATGACCAAGTGTTACTGGATATTTCTAGCTTTTAATGAGTATTTACCCTTTAGAATTCCAAATGGGAAGAATACAGGCCAGTGCAGGAGAAAGGGTTAAGATAATTATGTGTTCACAAGGCCCCAGGCCTCATGGTAAAGTCTGCAAATGTCTGAGAGTCCTAGTTCCTGAAGCATTAATgttattgttttcattgttttctttccacCTACATAGCAAGGTTTGAAAGCATCTAGGGTAGAATAAATCGTGTTAACACCCCCCAAAATTGAAATCagactaacatttttagtcatagttttggctgacaaaacaaacactgcCTTAAAACAGCAGTGAAGATCAACTTCTCACCAGATGCCCCTGGCGTCGGGCCAGTCGCGGGCCATCCCTGAGGCCAACAGCAGAGGAGACACTGGTTTGTCGAACAGGAAGTGGTCGTCgatgagctgctgctgctctgcttcTGTCATGTTCTTCAAGGCATAGTATTTCCCCTTCAGGTCTCCGCTCAGGGAGGCCAGAGctagagaggaaaaaaacattcagttttaGATCTTTGAAGCAACTGGTTTTCAGAGATGACaggcagacatttttaatcaccaaGTCTGGCTTCAACATCAGAgaaatttggagaaaaaaaaaaaaaaacatcctctgtGCCTTCTAAATGTTATTCCTTGTTATATCACTAGATGGCGCCAGTTGTCACATAAATGAGACCAGACGGCCTCTCGAACAACAAAGCATCACAGTTTCGGGCCACATCCTCCTACGACACAGCAATTAAACCCTGAGAATCTCTTACAGTACCCAGCAGCTCATCTCCATCTGTATGCCTACGCTCTGTTCAGATAGCTACAGAAAACAGAGCACCTGTGCAGTCATAATGGGCTTCAATCAATCAAGGTTCAAGTGGCCTCTTTACCTTCAATGGAGAGCTTCTCCACAGCGCGCCTCTCTCCTCGGCTGCAGTGAGGGGGCAGACAGAAGCCACGGATGCTGCGGCCTGTTCGGACACGGGAGCTCAGAACGTAGTTGGGGTCGAGATCGTCACCACCCTAGAAGAGAAAGAAGGCCCATATTTGATAAATAAGGCTGCACAGCTGTATTGTTGGGTGCAAAAATGGAACAATGGAACAACATGACTCCTTAAAGAGTTCTTTTGTGCAGTTTCAGAGCTCTGGTACCTTCAGGTTGTCTGAGTTGAGGTCGGTCTTGTGCTTGTCTGAGGGTTTGTATCCTCCATGTCTGTCCTCGATCACGGGGTCCAGCAGCTCTTTGAAGACTTCGTACGTCTCCTCGTCTCCAGCAACACAGCCCACGGTCATGATGAAGGGGTGGCCTGCACACAAAGTAAACCAGGTCAAGGAGGAGACACTGAAGAGACCAACAGACAAAACATCCTCACTAAACTGAATGTGCACAGTGTTAAGTCTTAAGATGGGACTGTGTGACTGTACCAGGATTATCAACCCCTGTCTGAATGACACCATCTATGGTGAAGCCGCTGGGTGTAGCCCGCTCTCTCAGCTTCTTGTACATGTCCAGGGTTAAGAACTTGGCCATATGGTTGTTGTGCTGACTGAGATCTGGGAACTCGTCCTCTGCTGACATCCTCTTCAGGGTCAGCTTGGCCATACTCTCAGAGCTAGACAGAAACAGGAGGGTCACTGGTCATACTGTAGTGACCAGGCTAGTGGACACTCCTCtggatcatttaaaacatggaCCACAAACTTTATAGATGGGTTAATTTGATGCTGGGCAATATAATAACTTTAAAGATCTATCAACCAAAAGGGGAAGAAAATGGCGTTTACATCCATATTGTTTGTTGATTTGGGAACAAGGGCCAAGCTTGATGCTCAGTTAAGATCGCTTTCCTCTTGCACTTCAGAtccacccatttttccaaaACTGCCagtgcatttgtgcaatttaggctCTTTCCGCTCAGTTTTCCCCACTTTTGATATGATCAATCAGTAGAATAATAGGACCTTCGAAAATTTTGGCATCTTAAACAacattgccaatatttttgtacAAGTCAGACTGATGTTGGAGTTTGTTGGCAAGTTTTGATTACAAATTACCCAATAATGAGTGTGGCTGAGGTAACAACCAGGCTCaatattgtttcattttcactctAGAATTACATCAAAGTTTCCAAATCTGGCATctgacaaaaatgagtcaaTTTCCAACAGAAAAATGCTCAGATAGCCATCATGCATTACTACTgggcaaagaaaataaagacgTTTGTGGTCCATGTCACCCATCCCTTTGTTAGTCTCCACTGAAAGCTGTAACTGATAGAAAACAGTGAAAGCCGCAGTGGATTAtcagctgcagctctgcatACATTATGTAACACTAGTAATCTTTACCATTTGCTATAAAGGGTGCAATATCACTCAGATAGTGGAGGCCCATTTAGATGAGGATAACCATTCCTAACTGATTCAGCAGCTTTGCATATGCCTATAAAGGTTTGTCAGAGTTTATCC
This genomic window from Cheilinus undulatus linkage group 18, ASM1832078v1, whole genome shotgun sequence contains:
- the ckba gene encoding creatine kinase, brain a isoform X2, with amino-acid sequence MAKLTLKRMSAEDEFPDLSQHNNHMAKFLTLDMYKKLRERATPSGFTIDGVIQTGVDNPGHPFIMTVGCVAGDEETYEVFKELLDPVIEDRHGGYKPSDKHKTDLNSDNLKGGDDLDPNYVLSSRVRTGRSIRGFCLPPHCSRGERRAVEKLSIEALASLSGDLKGKYYALKNMTEAEQQQLIDDHFLFDKPVSPLLLASGMARDWPDARGIWHNDNKTFLVWVNEEDHLRVISMQKGGNMKEVFQRFCTGLTKIESLFKDRGHAFMWNEHLGYVLTCPSNLGTGLRAGVHVKLPNMSKHAKFEDVLKKLRLQKRGTGGVDTAAVGGVFDISNADRLGFSEVELVQMVVDGIKLLVDMEKRLEKGQSIDDLMPAQK
- the ckba gene encoding creatine kinase, brain a isoform X1 translates to MPFGNTHNQMKMKYASEQEYPDLSQHNNHMAKVLTPAMYERLRSKQTPSGFTLDDVIQTGVDNPGHPFIMTVGCVAGDEETYEVFKELLDPVIEDRHGGYKPSDKHKTDLNSDNLKGGDDLDPNYVLSSRVRTGRSIRGFCLPPHCSRGERRAVEKLSIEALASLSGDLKGKYYALKNMTEAEQQQLIDDHFLFDKPVSPLLLASGMARDWPDARGIWHNDNKTFLVWVNEEDHLRVISMQKGGNMKEVFQRFCTGLTKIESLFKDRGHAFMWNEHLGYVLTCPSNLGTGLRAGVHVKLPNMSKHAKFEDVLKKLRLQKRGTGGVDTAAVGGVFDISNADRLGFSEVELVQMVVDGIKLLVDMEKRLEKGQSIDDLMPAQK